One genomic region from Blattabacterium cuenoti encodes:
- the glpK gene encoding glycerol kinase GlpK has protein sequence MFMKKYVLSLDQGTTSSRAIIFDKIGNIISVAQREFTQIYPYPGWVEHNAEEIWSTQASVALEAILKANLEGENIVSIGITNQRETTVVWDKKTGEPIFNAIVWQDRRTSKYCDQIKKEGLTEIIRKKTGLIIDPYFSATKIKWILENVSGARKKANSGSLAFGTIDSWLIWNLTGKEIHVTDVTNASRTMLFNIHTLSWDQELIDLFDIPITMLPEVKSSSEIFGYTTGHILSHKIPISGIAGDQQASLFGQMCTKIGMVKNTYGTGCFMLMNVGDTPVFSQNNLITTVAWKIKNKVQYALEGSVFIAGAVVQWLRDGLGLLISSSEAETLASSVENTEGLYMVPAFSGLGAPYWDQKARGTIVGITRGTSSAHFVRAALESIAFQNMDVLKAMEADSGISIKELRVDGGATVNKLLMQFQSDILNVRVVKSKISELTAAGAAYLAGLAVNYWTSLEDIQKKWQLEEVFEPKGMSSRLERIKGWKRAIQTTRSWSGLVNNKK, from the coding sequence ATGTTTATGAAAAAATATGTGCTATCATTAGATCAGGGAACTACTAGTTCTAGAGCTATTATTTTTGATAAAATTGGAAATATTATTTCGGTAGCTCAAAGAGAATTTACACAAATTTATCCTTATCCTGGATGGGTGGAACATAATGCAGAAGAGATATGGTCTACGCAGGCCTCCGTTGCTTTGGAAGCAATTTTAAAGGCTAATTTAGAAGGTGAAAATATTGTTTCAATAGGAATAACCAATCAACGAGAGACTACTGTAGTATGGGATAAAAAAACGGGAGAACCCATTTTTAATGCTATAGTTTGGCAAGATAGACGTACATCTAAATATTGTGACCAAATCAAAAAAGAAGGGTTAACTGAAATAATTAGAAAAAAAACAGGTCTGATTATAGATCCTTATTTTTCTGCCACAAAAATTAAATGGATATTAGAAAATGTTTCGGGAGCTAGAAAAAAAGCGAATTCTGGATCTTTAGCATTTGGAACTATAGATTCATGGTTAATATGGAATTTAACCGGTAAAGAAATTCATGTCACAGATGTTACTAATGCTTCTCGTACCATGCTTTTTAATATTCATACACTTAGTTGGGATCAAGAGCTAATTGATTTATTTGATATTCCAATAACAATGTTACCAGAAGTTAAATCATCTAGTGAAATTTTTGGTTATACTACAGGACACATTCTTTCTCATAAAATTCCCATATCTGGGATAGCTGGAGATCAGCAAGCATCTCTTTTTGGACAAATGTGTACTAAAATTGGGATGGTCAAAAATACTTATGGAACAGGTTGTTTTATGTTAATGAATGTAGGAGATACTCCTGTTTTTTCTCAAAATAATTTAATTACCACTGTTGCTTGGAAAATTAAAAATAAAGTTCAATATGCATTGGAAGGAAGTGTTTTCATTGCAGGAGCTGTTGTTCAATGGCTGAGAGATGGATTGGGGCTTCTTATATCTTCAAGTGAAGCAGAAACTTTAGCTTCTTCAGTGGAAAATACAGAAGGATTATATATGGTTCCAGCTTTTTCCGGTTTGGGTGCTCCTTATTGGGATCAGAAAGCTAGAGGAACTATTGTTGGGATTACAAGAGGAACCTCTTCCGCTCATTTTGTTAGGGCTGCGTTAGAAAGTATTGCTTTTCAAAATATGGATGTTCTGAAAGCTATGGAAGCAGATTCTGGTATTTCTATAAAAGAACTTCGTGTAGATGGAGGAGCAACAGTAAATAAATTGTTAATGCAATTTCAATCCGATATTTTAAATGTGAGAGTAGTAAAATCCAAAATTTCTGAGCTTACAGCAGCTGGAGCCGCTTATTTAGCTGGATTAGCTGTAAATTATTGGACCAGTCTTGAAGATATTCAAAAAAAATGGCAATTAGAAGAAGTTTTTGAACCAAAAGGAATGTCTAGTCGTTTGGAAAGAATTAAAGGGTGGAAAAGAGCAATTCAAACAACTCGTTCATGGTCTGGTCTGGTCAATAATAAAAAATAA
- a CDS encoding glycerol-3-phosphate dehydrogenase/oxidase yields MMKGFLNRDRFLNILENVKIWDIIIIGGGATGLGIALDSASRGYKTLLLEQSDFSKGTSSRSTKLVHGGIRYLAQGNIKLVYEALQERGFLLKNAPHLVKKQKFIIPIFSWKMGLLYWTGLKLYEWLSGSLSFGKSKFLSKKETIRNFPEIKTNKLKGGILYYDGQFDDARLAINLAQTCVQQGGILLNYFQVKNIIKKVGNKISGVLAYDLETKKKYSIYSKTVINATGVFSDSISRMDESECPILIKPSQGTHIVLNKSFFSSSNAVVIPKTSDGRILFCVPWHDHVLVGTTDTFLEKSVLEPKPLKEEIDFILQTFNKYFVFNPKRSDILSAFSGLRPLFISNNSSATTKTKDISRSHKLMISSSGLISIIGGKWTTYRKMAEETVNKAVEIGKLNKIPSVTKSLKIYGSNSSYQSQNYHWKKYGEDEYHIQKLIEENPLLGSPLISQISQDSSYYYCTEAEVIWMVRYEMARTIEDVLARRLRLLFLNAKKAIDIAPRVAALMAKELSRDEKWEKSQIAAFKELAMRYYYPVV; encoded by the coding sequence ATGATGAAAGGTTTTTTAAATAGAGATAGGTTTTTGAACATTTTAGAAAATGTAAAAATTTGGGATATTATCATTATTGGAGGAGGAGCTACAGGATTAGGAATTGCTTTGGATTCAGCTTCCAGAGGATATAAAACTCTTCTTTTAGAGCAGTCAGATTTTTCTAAAGGGACTTCCAGTCGAAGTACAAAATTAGTTCATGGAGGAATACGATATTTGGCTCAAGGAAATATAAAATTAGTTTATGAAGCTTTGCAAGAAAGAGGTTTTTTGTTAAAAAATGCACCTCATTTAGTTAAAAAACAAAAATTTATTATTCCAATTTTTAGTTGGAAAATGGGCCTTTTGTACTGGACTGGTTTAAAACTATATGAATGGCTCTCTGGTTCCTTAAGTTTCGGAAAATCAAAATTTCTATCCAAAAAAGAAACAATTAGAAACTTCCCTGAAATTAAAACTAATAAGTTAAAAGGAGGTATTTTATATTATGACGGTCAGTTTGATGATGCTCGTTTAGCTATTAATTTAGCACAAACTTGTGTTCAACAAGGTGGAATTTTATTAAATTATTTTCAAGTCAAAAATATTATAAAAAAAGTTGGAAATAAAATATCTGGAGTCCTAGCCTATGACCTTGAAACCAAAAAAAAATATTCTATTTATTCAAAAACCGTTATAAATGCCACTGGAGTTTTTTCTGATTCCATTTCAAGAATGGATGAGTCAGAATGCCCTATTTTAATAAAACCTAGTCAAGGAACACATATTGTATTAAATAAATCCTTTTTTAGCAGTTCAAATGCTGTAGTCATTCCAAAAACTTCGGATGGAAGAATTTTATTTTGTGTTCCATGGCATGATCATGTTTTAGTAGGGACTACAGATACTTTTCTAGAAAAAAGTGTTCTTGAACCAAAACCTTTGAAAGAGGAAATAGATTTTATTTTACAAACTTTTAACAAATATTTTGTTTTCAATCCAAAAAGAAGTGATATTCTCAGTGCTTTTTCTGGATTGCGTCCTCTTTTTATCTCTAATAATTCTTCTGCTACGACTAAAACAAAAGATATTTCTAGATCCCATAAACTTATGATTAGTTCTTCTGGATTAATAAGCATTATAGGTGGAAAATGGACAACATATAGAAAAATGGCGGAAGAAACTGTAAATAAGGCAGTTGAAATAGGAAAACTAAATAAAATACCTTCTGTAACAAAAAGTCTTAAGATTTATGGATCCAATTCTTCATATCAAAGCCAAAATTATCACTGGAAAAAATATGGAGAAGATGAATATCATATTCAAAAATTAATTGAGGAAAATCCATTGTTAGGAAGCCCCTTGATATCCCAGATATCCCAAGATTCTTCTTATTATTATTGTACTGAAGCAGAAGTTATATGGATGGTTCGTTATGAAATGGCTAGAACAATTGAAGATGTTTTGGCAAGAAGGTTACGTTTATTATTTTTAAATGCAAAAAAAGCAATAGATATAGCACCAAGAGTAGCAGCATTAATGGCTAAAGAACTTTCTCGAGATGAAAAATGGGAAAAATCACAAATAGCTGCTTTCAAAGAGTTAGCTATGCGGTACTATTATCCGGTCGTTTGA
- the ffh gene encoding signal recognition particle protein, whose protein sequence is MFEHLQNKFYKALHILKGDDTITEINIASSMKEIGRALIDADVNYKIAKNFIQKVKEKSIGKKVLTSLNPKQLITKIVYDELVTLMGGKSIEMNLSKDPSVILICGLQGSGKTSFSSKLAFFLRKKNKYPLLVAADIHRPAAIDQLKFTAEKINIPIFYLKENKNVLEILDQSVLYAYKKKRNVIIIDTAGRLAIDEIMMKEIVKIHQHSNPDETLFVVDAMTGQDAVNTAQSFSRRLNFDGIVITKLDGDSRGGAAITMSKVVEKPIKFISNGEKIEDLEVFHPDRIANRILGMGDIVSLVEKVQEQLDEKKTKKIYHKISKNRFNFNDLLEQIQQIKKIGSIKNIISMIPGVDRYFSFDGGNQKDSFKKIESIIYSMTPDERENPKLLVDIKRKIRISKGSGITLNHIDLFLRQFYDINKIMKKISANSGQQIIKDFISKIMNK, encoded by the coding sequence ATGTTTGAACATTTACAAAATAAATTCTATAAGGCTCTTCATATCTTGAAAGGGGATGATACAATTACAGAAATTAATATTGCATCTTCTATGAAAGAAATTGGAAGAGCACTTATTGATGCAGATGTAAATTATAAAATTGCTAAAAATTTTATTCAAAAAGTAAAAGAGAAATCTATTGGAAAAAAAGTACTTACTTCATTAAATCCAAAACAGCTCATTACAAAAATAGTATATGATGAGTTGGTCACACTCATGGGAGGAAAAAGTATAGAAATGAATCTTTCTAAAGACCCTTCTGTTATTTTAATTTGCGGATTACAGGGGAGTGGAAAAACTTCTTTTTCTTCTAAACTTGCTTTCTTTTTAAGAAAAAAAAACAAATATCCTTTATTAGTGGCTGCAGATATTCATCGTCCGGCTGCTATAGACCAACTGAAATTTACTGCAGAAAAAATAAATATCCCTATTTTTTATTTAAAAGAAAATAAAAATGTTCTGGAAATATTAGATCAATCTGTTCTTTATGCTTATAAAAAAAAGAGAAATGTAATTATTATTGATACAGCTGGAAGATTGGCTATTGATGAAATCATGATGAAAGAAATTGTAAAGATTCATCAACATTCTAACCCAGATGAAACTTTATTTGTTGTAGATGCAATGACAGGACAAGATGCAGTAAATACTGCTCAATCTTTTTCAAGAAGATTGAATTTTGATGGGATTGTCATAACGAAATTAGATGGAGATAGTCGGGGTGGAGCTGCTATTACCATGTCTAAAGTTGTGGAAAAACCTATTAAATTTATTAGTAATGGGGAAAAAATAGAAGATCTGGAAGTTTTCCATCCAGATCGAATAGCTAATCGAATTTTAGGAATGGGTGATATAGTTTCTTTAGTTGAAAAAGTACAAGAGCAATTGGACGAAAAAAAAACTAAAAAAATTTATCATAAAATTTCAAAAAATCGTTTTAATTTTAACGATTTATTAGAGCAAATTCAACAGATAAAAAAAATAGGAAGTATAAAAAATATTATTTCCATGATTCCTGGAGTTGATAGATATTTTTCTTTTGATGGCGGAAATCAAAAAGATTCTTTTAAAAAAATAGAGTCTATTATTTATTCTATGACACCTGATGAAAGAGAGAATCCAAAATTGCTTGTTGATATTAAAAGAAAAATAAGGATATCCAAAGGATCTGGAATAACATTAAATCATATAGATCTTTTTTTAAGACAATTTTATGACATAAATAAAATAATGAAAAAAATTAGTGCGAACTCAGGACAACAAATTATAAAAGATTTTATATCTAAAATAATGAACAAATAA
- the argS gene encoding arginine--tRNA ligase, with the protein MNDHFQSIEEIAKESISVLYKLKPCPELDFQYTKKEYPGDLTLILFSLSRKLKKPVEKIGENIGNYVQNQLEGLIQFSIIKGFLNFIFKDSYYIHLLQKMLNTNFYHIKFPSKKIMVEYSSPNTNKPLHLGHVRNSLIGSSIARILKMVGHKIIKVQIINDRGIHICKSMIAWKKFGKEETPDSIKMKGDHFVGKYYSLFDKIYREEIKNKKEEISILNEARELLKKWECGDPITRDIWKKMNKWVYSGFEETYRKLEISFDEIEYESNVYEIGKKIIKKGLEKGIFFQKKDGSIWIDLIQEGFDQKLLLRSDQTSVYMTQDIGTAVERFKKYNIDQLIYIVGKEQDYHFQILFSILKHLGYIWVNKLFHLSYEMVYLPSGKMKSREGNVIDADSLILEMYSLARKNFLKKYSKSKEEGEQEKSAEIIGLGALKYYFLKIDPRKKIIFHPEKSIDFKGKTGTYIQYTYSRIRSLEQKFFDLCSLLNSCWSNIKFDIYEKNMIKILQKYPLILKKSAITLNPSLIANYIYEVSKTFNLLYQNKKLIDPFNVIHSNICMNIIHVTGNVLKSGMNLLGIKMLDRM; encoded by the coding sequence ATGAATGATCATTTTCAATCTATAGAGGAGATAGCAAAAGAATCCATATCAGTTTTATATAAACTGAAACCTTGTCCTGAGTTAGATTTTCAATATACAAAAAAAGAATATCCAGGAGATCTTACTTTGATCTTATTTTCTTTGTCTAGAAAGTTAAAAAAACCTGTAGAAAAAATAGGAGAAAATATAGGAAATTATGTACAAAATCAATTAGAAGGATTGATTCAATTTTCTATTATTAAAGGGTTTTTAAATTTTATTTTTAAAGATAGTTATTATATTCATCTTCTTCAAAAGATGTTGAATACAAATTTTTATCATATCAAATTTCCATCTAAAAAAATCATGGTAGAATACTCTTCTCCTAATACCAATAAACCTCTTCATTTAGGACATGTTAGAAATAGTTTGATTGGATCTTCTATAGCTAGAATATTAAAAATGGTCGGACATAAAATAATAAAAGTTCAAATCATTAATGATAGAGGAATACACATCTGCAAATCTATGATAGCTTGGAAAAAATTTGGGAAAGAAGAAACTCCTGACAGTATTAAAATGAAAGGGGACCATTTTGTAGGAAAATATTATAGCTTGTTTGATAAAATTTATCGTGAGGAAATTAAAAATAAAAAAGAAGAAATTTCGATCTTGAACGAAGCTAGAGAATTATTGAAAAAATGGGAATGTGGAGATCCAATAACTAGAGATATTTGGAAAAAAATGAACAAATGGGTTTACAGCGGCTTTGAAGAAACTTATCGAAAGTTGGAAATAAGTTTTGATGAAATAGAATATGAAAGTAATGTATATGAAATTGGAAAAAAAATTATAAAAAAAGGTCTTGAAAAAGGAATTTTTTTTCAAAAAAAAGATGGATCAATTTGGATTGATTTGATTCAAGAAGGTTTTGATCAAAAACTTTTGTTACGATCAGATCAAACTTCCGTATACATGACCCAAGATATTGGAACTGCTGTAGAACGTTTTAAAAAATATAATATTGACCAGTTAATCTATATTGTGGGAAAAGAACAAGATTATCATTTTCAAATTCTTTTCAGCATATTAAAACATTTAGGATATATATGGGTTAATAAATTATTCCATTTATCTTATGAAATGGTATATTTACCAAGTGGTAAAATGAAATCTAGAGAAGGAAATGTGATTGATGCAGATAGTCTTATTTTAGAAATGTATTCTCTTGCAAGAAAAAATTTTTTAAAAAAATATTCAAAGTCAAAAGAAGAAGGAGAACAAGAAAAATCTGCTGAAATCATAGGATTAGGAGCTTTGAAATATTATTTTCTCAAAATAGATCCGAGGAAAAAAATCATTTTTCATCCTGAAAAATCTATAGATTTTAAAGGAAAAACAGGAACATATATTCAATATACTTATTCTAGGATTCGTTCTTTGGAACAAAAATTTTTCGATTTATGTTCATTGTTGAATTCTTGTTGGTCAAATATTAAATTTGATATATATGAAAAAAACATGATTAAAATTCTTCAAAAATATCCATTGATCTTAAAAAAATCAGCAATCACTCTAAATCCTTCATTAATAGCAAATTATATTTATGAAGTCTCTAAAACATTTAATCTTCTTTATCAAAATAAAAAGTTAATAGATCCTTTCAATGTTATTCATAGTAATATTTGTATGAATATTATTCATGTAACAGGGAATGTATTAAAATCTGGAATGAATTTATTAGGGATTAAAATGCTTGATCGTATGTAA
- a CDS encoding branched-chain amino acid aminotransferase → MKIKKTLHSRIGKMDFNNISFGSQYSDHMFCSEYKDGKWQDSIIKPFGNIMFSPVSPVFHYGQAVFEGMKAYKDKNEEVFLFRPEENFKRINRSAIRLEMPTVPEDIFMNGLKKLIDLDRDWIPKNYGQSLYIRPFLIATNGVLSAKPSKDYMFMIISTPADAYYKHPMKIKIEEKYSRSAAGGVGFTKAAGNYASSFYPTKLANEEGFDQILWTDSSTHTMIEELGTMNVFFWLKNKLVTPKANDNILSGITCKSILTLAEKKGFSVEEKNLSVSEIIKGLQTGELKEAFGCGTAAVINFFKIISYQGNNFSLPDLTEKKRISFCLKKSLLDIQHNLSEDPFGWRVQLKRYL, encoded by the coding sequence ATGAAAATAAAAAAAACCTTACATTCAAGGATTGGAAAAATGGATTTTAACAATATTTCCTTTGGTAGTCAGTATTCAGATCATATGTTTTGTTCTGAATACAAAGATGGAAAATGGCAAGATTCTATTATTAAGCCTTTTGGGAATATTATGTTTTCTCCTGTTTCTCCTGTTTTCCATTATGGACAAGCTGTTTTTGAAGGGATGAAAGCTTATAAAGATAAAAACGAAGAAGTTTTTTTATTCCGTCCGGAAGAAAATTTCAAAAGAATAAACAGATCTGCTATTCGTTTGGAAATGCCTACTGTTCCAGAAGATATTTTCATGAACGGACTGAAAAAATTAATAGATTTAGATAGAGATTGGATTCCTAAAAATTATGGACAATCTTTATATATTCGTCCTTTCCTAATTGCAACTAATGGTGTTTTATCTGCCAAACCTTCTAAAGATTACATGTTTATGATTATATCTACTCCTGCGGATGCCTATTATAAACATCCTATGAAAATTAAGATAGAAGAAAAATATAGCCGTTCTGCAGCAGGAGGGGTTGGATTTACTAAAGCTGCTGGAAATTACGCTTCTTCTTTCTATCCTACTAAATTAGCAAATGAAGAAGGATTTGATCAAATATTGTGGACTGACTCTTCTACTCACACAATGATAGAAGAATTAGGGACTATGAATGTTTTTTTTTGGTTGAAAAACAAACTTGTCACTCCAAAAGCTAATGATAATATATTAAGTGGAATTACTTGTAAAAGTATTCTTACTTTGGCTGAAAAAAAAGGATTTTCCGTGGAAGAGAAAAATTTAAGTGTTTCAGAAATCATAAAAGGATTGCAGACAGGAGAATTGAAAGAAGCTTTTGGCTGTGGAACAGCTGCTGTAATAAATTTTTTTAAAATAATTAGTTATCAAGGAAATAATTTTTCTTTACCAGATCTTACAGAAAAAAAAAGAATATCTTTTTGTTTAAAAAAAAGTTTATTGGATATCCAGCATAATTTATCAGAAGATCCTTTCGGATGGAGAGTTCAATTAAAAAGATATTTATAA
- a CDS encoding alpha-ketoacid dehydrogenase subunit alpha/beta, which produces MNYNNKKSNDDEEPSFDSFRKMVLNDYKLARISRETSVLGRKEVLNGRAKFGIFGDGKEIPQLAMAKVFRNGDFRSGYYRDQTFMMAIGVLTVRSFFSQLYAHSDLEAEPVSSGRMMTAHFGTRFLNRDGTWKNLIQQKNSSADISSTAAQMPRLLGLAQASKIYKKLKNLKETHKMFSHDGNEVAFGTIGNASISEGLFWETLNAASVLQIPIILSIWDDGYGISVPNKYQFSKQNISDLLSGFHRNKKEKGIEIIRVNGSDYMDLTKTYVCADKIARYEHVPVIIHVTNLTQPQGHSTSSSHERYKSKERLEWEMNNDGIKKFRDWILNFKFNTKNKLQYLANVCYLDQIDIEAKEYVKNEQKKAWEAFRKPIIEIKNEAVNILQKMQNAYPNKKWIDKYVKKYIQKLHDTTRNFTTKKSIFCIVRKILYLLSEVESDSKYCLIKWIKKKYDQEQENYSSHLYSISEKAFVKRTEVFPVYKNDFEVDGRIVLRDNFDKLLELYPDLLIFGEDVGKIGDVNQGLEGLQKKYGKTRIFDTGIRESTILGQGIGLAMRGLRPIVEIQYIDYILYALQIMSDDLACLQYRTKGGQKAPVIIRTRGHRLEGIWHSGSPMGGIINYLRGILVLVPRNMVKAAGFYNTLLSGDDPALVIECLNGYRIKEKLPENLGFFRTPIGIVERTRKGKDITMVTYGSTWRIVNEAAEELYKINIDSEVIDIQSLLPFDLQKDIVKSLQKTNRLLIIDEDVPGGASAYILQKILEEQNGYYYLDSPPVTITAKEHRPPYGSDGDYFSKPSVENIVEKVLKIMHDS; this is translated from the coding sequence ATGAATTACAACAATAAAAAATCCAACGACGATGAGGAACCCTCTTTTGATTCATTTAGGAAAATGGTTTTAAATGATTATAAATTGGCTAGAATTAGTCGGGAAACCAGTGTTTTAGGTAGAAAAGAAGTTTTAAATGGAAGAGCTAAGTTTGGAATATTTGGTGATGGAAAAGAAATTCCTCAATTAGCCATGGCAAAAGTTTTTAGAAATGGAGATTTTAGATCTGGATATTATCGAGATCAAACGTTTATGATGGCTATTGGAGTTTTAACTGTAAGAAGTTTTTTTTCACAATTGTATGCCCATTCAGATTTAGAAGCTGAACCTGTTTCATCTGGAAGAATGATGACTGCACATTTTGGAACACGTTTTCTAAATCGTGATGGAACTTGGAAAAATCTTATTCAACAAAAAAATTCTAGTGCAGATATTTCTTCTACAGCAGCTCAAATGCCGAGATTATTAGGATTAGCTCAGGCATCTAAAATTTATAAAAAACTAAAAAATTTAAAAGAAACACATAAAATGTTTTCTCATGATGGAAACGAAGTTGCATTTGGAACTATTGGGAATGCCAGTATTTCAGAAGGATTATTTTGGGAAACTTTAAATGCTGCTTCAGTCTTGCAAATTCCTATCATACTATCTATTTGGGATGACGGATATGGAATTTCTGTTCCTAATAAATATCAATTTTCTAAACAAAATATTAGTGATCTTTTATCTGGATTTCATAGAAACAAAAAAGAAAAAGGGATAGAAATTATTCGTGTGAATGGATCCGATTATATGGATCTTACAAAGACATATGTTTGTGCAGATAAAATAGCTCGTTATGAACATGTTCCAGTCATCATACATGTCACAAATTTAACTCAACCGCAAGGACATTCTACTTCTTCTTCACATGAAAGATATAAATCTAAAGAACGTTTGGAATGGGAAATGAATAACGATGGAATAAAAAAATTTAGAGATTGGATTTTGAATTTTAAGTTCAATACAAAAAATAAGTTACAATATTTAGCCAATGTTTGTTATTTAGATCAAATAGATATAGAAGCTAAAGAATATGTTAAAAATGAACAAAAAAAAGCTTGGGAAGCGTTTCGAAAACCAATTATTGAAATTAAAAATGAAGCTGTGAACATTTTGCAAAAAATGCAAAATGCTTATCCTAACAAAAAATGGATTGATAAATATGTTAAAAAGTATATTCAAAAATTGCATGATACAACTAGAAATTTTACCACAAAAAAATCAATATTTTGTATTGTACGAAAAATTTTATATCTACTATCTGAAGTAGAATCAGATTCAAAATATTGTCTGATAAAATGGATTAAAAAAAAATATGATCAAGAACAAGAAAATTATTCTTCTCACCTATATAGTATTTCAGAAAAAGCTTTTGTAAAAAGAACAGAAGTTTTTCCTGTGTATAAGAATGATTTTGAAGTAGATGGAAGAATTGTATTAAGAGATAATTTTGATAAATTATTAGAATTATATCCTGATCTTTTAATATTTGGGGAAGATGTAGGAAAAATAGGAGATGTCAATCAAGGATTGGAAGGGTTGCAAAAAAAATATGGAAAAACTCGCATTTTTGATACAGGAATACGTGAATCTACTATTCTTGGACAGGGGATTGGTCTTGCTATGCGTGGACTTAGACCTATAGTCGAAATTCAATATATAGATTATATTTTATATGCTTTACAAATCATGAGTGATGATCTTGCTTGTTTGCAGTATAGAACAAAAGGTGGACAAAAAGCCCCTGTCATTATTAGAACTAGAGGTCATCGTTTAGAAGGAATATGGCATTCAGGTTCTCCTATGGGAGGAATTATTAATTATTTAAGAGGAATTTTAGTATTGGTTCCAAGAAATATGGTAAAAGCTGCTGGTTTTTATAATACTTTATTATCTGGAGATGATCCAGCTTTAGTTATTGAATGTCTAAATGGATATAGAATCAAAGAAAAACTACCGGAAAATTTAGGCTTTTTTAGAACTCCTATTGGAATAGTGGAAAGAACAAGGAAAGGAAAAGATATAACCATGGTTACGTATGGTTCTACGTGGAGAATTGTAAATGAAGCAGCAGAAGAATTGTATAAAATTAATATAGATTCAGAAGTAATTGATATACAATCTCTTTTACCATTCGATTTACAAAAAGACATTGTAAAAAGTTTACAAAAAACCAACAGACTATTAATCATAGATGAGGATGTTCCAGGAGGGGCTTCTGCTTATATTTTACAAAAAATATTAGAAGAACAAAATGGATATTATTATTTAGATAGTCCACCTGTTACGATTACGGCTAAAGAACATCGTCCTCCTTATGGATCAGATGGTGATTATTTTTCAAAACCTTCTGTTGAAAATATTGTAGAAAAAGTATTAAAAATTATGCATGATAGTTAG
- the ndk gene encoding nucleoside-diphosphate kinase, which yields MIYHMFGKITLSIIKPDAVKKGHSISILSKIVHAGFHIVALKMTELSKKSAIKFYKEHKEKSFFESLVEFMSSGPIISIILEKENAVRDFRILIGNTNPIDAEKGTIRNLYATSLEKNAIHGSDSNQNAFKECQFFFSSREIFLIEDIL from the coding sequence ATGATTTATCATATGTTTGGAAAAATCACTCTTTCTATTATCAAACCGGATGCGGTGAAAAAAGGACATAGCATCTCTATTTTATCCAAAATAGTTCATGCAGGATTTCACATTGTTGCACTTAAAATGACAGAACTCTCTAAAAAATCAGCCATCAAATTTTATAAAGAACATAAAGAAAAATCTTTTTTCGAATCTTTAGTAGAATTTATGTCTTCTGGACCAATTATTTCTATCATATTGGAAAAAGAAAATGCCGTAAGAGACTTTAGAATTTTAATAGGAAATACAAATCCAATCGATGCTGAAAAAGGAACTATACGAAATCTGTATGCTACCTCTTTAGAAAAAAACGCTATACATGGATCAGATAGTAATCAAAATGCTTTTAAAGAATGTCAATTTTTTTTTTCCAGTAGAGAAATTTTCTTAATAGAAGATATTTTATAA
- a CDS encoding LemA family protein → MKKNFLIVIYSILILMFIIGLWGANVYNHLVKLREGIKTQWGQVENVYQRRADLIPNLVNTVRGSANFEKNTLIQVIEARAKATSIDINPNDLNQNQINKFQKAQESLNNSVNRLLLIVENYPNLKSTKNFYELQNQLEGTENRINVERNRFNDQVNHFNTYRNQFPKIIIANFFSQFQEKGYFQSQIGSEKSPVIDFSK, encoded by the coding sequence ATGAAAAAAAATTTTCTAATAGTCATTTACTCCATTTTAATTTTAATGTTTATAATTGGATTATGGGGTGCTAATGTATATAATCATCTAGTAAAACTAAGAGAAGGGATTAAAACACAATGGGGACAAGTGGAAAATGTTTATCAACGTAGAGCCGATCTAATTCCAAATTTAGTGAATACAGTAAGAGGATCTGCAAATTTTGAAAAAAATACATTAATTCAAGTAATAGAAGCTAGAGCAAAAGCCACTTCTATTGATATCAATCCAAATGATTTGAATCAAAATCAAATCAATAAATTTCAAAAAGCACAAGAAAGCTTAAATAATTCTGTCAATAGATTACTTTTAATTGTGGAAAACTATCCGAATTTAAAGTCAACAAAAAACTTTTACGAATTGCAAAATCAACTAGAAGGAACAGAAAATCGTATTAATGTAGAAAGAAACCGATTCAATGATCAAGTAAATCATTTTAATACTTATAGAAATCAATTTCCAAAAATTATCATAGCAAACTTTTTTTCTCAATTCCAAGAGAAAGGATATTTTCAATCTCAAATAGGATCAGAAAAATCTCCTGTTATAGATTTTTCTAAATAA